The DNA region GCTTCCCGGGGGCCCCAAGAGCTGGGGCGTGCTCGAGTTCGCCAACACGGAGCGTCTCCTCGAGCTTCACGCCGAGCATGGCGTCCCGGCGTGCTTCGCCGTCGTCGGGTCGGCGGCGCTTCCCGGCGAGCGCCCGTACCACGATCCGGCGCAGATCCGGCGCGTCCATGCCGCCGGCCACGAGATCGGAAGCCATTCCCATCGCCACGAGTGGCTCCCCCGGCTCGACGCGGCCGCCCTCCGGGAAACGCTGACCTCGAGCAAGGACGCCCTCGAGCAGTGCATCGGCGCTCCCGTGACGACGTTCGTGCCTCCGTGGAACCAGCCGTTCGACTATCCGCGCGGATTCTCCTTCTCGCTCTCCGAGCGCCGCGAAGGGGGATCGCACCGGACGGGCCTCGCGCGGCTGTGCGAAACGCTCGCGGAGACGGGATACCGCTTCTGCCGGGTCGCGTACCGCCCGATGCACCAGCGCGTGGCGGAGATCGTCGCGCGGCGGCGGCTCGACCAGGCGGGCCGGATCGAGACGATCCGGGGCGTGTCCTGCGTCCGCCTGAACACGCCCGGCGGATTCGCGCGTCACACCGTCGAGGTTCTCCGGCGTTCTACCCGGCGCGGCGGGGTGACGGTCGTCTACGGGCATCCGCACTCGCTCACGCTCGGCAATTCGCAGGACGAGCGCCACCTGGCCCCTTTCCTGCAATTGGTTTCCGCGATGTGCAAATCCGGGGAGCTGCGCGTGGTCCTGCCGCGCGACCGCGTGCC from Thermoanaerobaculia bacterium includes:
- a CDS encoding polysaccharide deacetylase family protein — its product is LPGGPKSWGVLEFANTERLLELHAEHGVPACFAVVGSAALPGERPYHDPAQIRRVHAAGHEIGSHSHRHEWLPRLDAAALRETLTSSKDALEQCIGAPVTTFVPPWNQPFDYPRGFSFSLSERREGGSHRTGLARLCETLAETGYRFCRVAYRPMHQRVAEIVARRRLDQAGRIETIRGVSCVRLNTPGGFARHTVEVLRRSTRRGGVTVVYGHPHSLTLGNSQDERHLAPFLQLVSAMCKSGELRVVLPRDRVPAELAGGGLGRAAREAARAVESA